A genomic region of Arcobacter sp. LA11 contains the following coding sequences:
- the lsrK gene encoding autoinducer-2 kinase yields MEYLLAIDAGTGSVRAVLFDTQGNQIEVSQQEWTHLEETGVANSMSFDFDSNWILTKNCIKEVIKNSGVNPDDILALSATSMREGIVLYDKEGKELWAVANVDARASKEVAYLKESFDGIEEKFYETSGQTFALGALPRIMWLKNNHPETYEKVANISMIGDWILAKLSGVIATDPSNGGTTGIFSLKERTWDKTMASKVGIKDDIFCPCYEVGTVIGTVTKEASLETGLSTNTKVVTGGGDVQLGSAGLGLVELGQTAILGGSFWQQITNISSNAKLPENMSLRVNPHVIQNQSQAEGITFFSGLIMRWFRDAFCDMEKFEAEELGIDPYTILEEKAKKVPVGSYGIIPIFSDSMNYGKWYHASPSFLNLSIDPEVCNKASMFKSLQENACIVSSINLDKIKEFTNLEIDEIVFAGGASKGELWCQTLADVTGCKIKIPKVTEATALGAAMSAGVGANIYENLTSAAKELVIWDKEYIPNLENKKLYDEIKIKWQEVYKKQLELVDQGLASSMWKAPGVL; encoded by the coding sequence ATGGAATACTTATTAGCAATCGATGCAGGAACAGGAAGTGTAAGAGCAGTTTTATTTGATACCCAAGGTAATCAAATTGAAGTTAGCCAGCAAGAATGGACACATCTGGAAGAAACTGGAGTTGCTAATAGTATGTCATTTGATTTTGATTCAAATTGGATTCTTACTAAAAATTGTATCAAAGAAGTTATAAAAAATTCTGGTGTTAATCCTGATGATATTTTAGCTCTTAGTGCTACAAGTATGAGAGAAGGTATTGTTCTTTATGATAAAGAAGGAAAAGAACTTTGGGCTGTTGCAAATGTAGATGCAAGAGCTTCTAAAGAAGTAGCATATCTTAAAGAATCTTTCGATGGTATTGAAGAAAAGTTTTACGAAACTTCAGGACAAACATTTGCACTAGGAGCACTGCCACGAATCATGTGGCTTAAAAATAATCATCCAGAAACTTACGAAAAAGTAGCCAATATCTCTATGATAGGAGATTGGATTTTAGCCAAACTATCAGGAGTAATTGCAACTGACCCTAGTAATGGTGGAACAACAGGTATTTTCTCACTCAAAGAAAGAACTTGGGATAAAACAATGGCTTCAAAAGTTGGAATAAAAGATGACATCTTCTGTCCATGTTATGAAGTTGGAACTGTTATTGGGACTGTTACAAAAGAAGCTTCTCTAGAAACTGGACTTTCAACTAATACAAAAGTAGTAACAGGGGGAGGAGATGTACAATTAGGTTCTGCTGGACTTGGATTAGTTGAACTAGGACAAACTGCAATCCTAGGTGGTTCTTTTTGGCAACAAATAACAAATATATCATCAAATGCAAAACTGCCAGAAAACATGAGTCTAAGAGTAAATCCTCACGTAATACAAAACCAATCACAAGCAGAAGGAATAACTTTCTTTAGTGGACTAATCATGAGATGGTTTAGAGATGCCTTTTGTGATATGGAAAAGTTTGAGGCAGAAGAACTAGGAATAGACCCATATACAATTTTAGAGGAAAAAGCAAAAAAGGTGCCCGTAGGTTCATATGGAATTATTCCAATTTTTTCTGATAGTATGAACTATGGAAAATGGTACCACGCAAGCCCAAGCTTCCTAAATCTATCAATAGATCCAGAAGTTTGCAACAAAGCAAGCATGTTTAAATCCTTACAAGAAAATGCCTGTATAGTTAGCTCGATAAATCTAGATAAAATTAAAGAGTTCACAAACCTAGAAATAGATGAAATAGTTTTTGCAGGGGGAGCAAGTAAAGGTGAACTTTGGTGTCAAACACTAGCCGATGTAACAGGTTGTAAAATTAAAATACCAAAAGTAACAGAAGCCACAGCACTTGGTGCTGCAATGAGTGCAGGAGTTGGAGCAAACATTTACGAAAACCTTACAAGTGCTGCAAAAGAACTGGTAATTTGGGATAAAGAATACATACCAAATCTAGAAAATAAAAAACTATACGATGAAATAAAAATCAAATGGCAAGAAGTTTATAAAAAGCAATTAGAACTTGTAGACCAAGGATTGGCAAGTTCTATGTGGAAAGCACCTGGAGTATTATAA